Proteins encoded in a region of the Brassica napus cultivar Da-Ae chromosome C9 unlocalized genomic scaffold, Da-Ae chrC09_Random_68, whole genome shotgun sequence genome:
- the LOC125595193 gene encoding disease resistance protein RBA1-like translates to MAVQEPLVPHHQVFLNFRGEELRDGFVSYLETALKNAGINVFIDKNEMRGEDLTVLFRRIEESKIALVVFSRRYMESKWCLNELVKIKECVEEKKLVAFPIFFKVNPIELEELFYDAREIHSNVQTHIMEKWKVALECIKSKMGLTLKEQRYCFGSLCLKMCYFL, encoded by the coding sequence ATGGCCGTCCAAGAACCATTGGTTCCGCACCATCAAGTGTTTCTTAATTTCCGAGGAGAGGAGCTTCGTGACGGTTTCGTCAGTTATCTGGAGACTGCATTGAAAAACGCTGGGATCAATGTGTTCATAGACAAAAATGAAATGAGGGGAGAAGATCTAACCGTTCTTTTCCGTAGGATCGAAGAATCAAAGATTGCGTTGGTCGTGTTCTCGAGAAGGTACATGGAATCAAAATGGTGTTTGAACGAGCTGGTGAAGATCAAAGAATGTGTCGAAGAAAAGAAACTTGTGGCCTTTCCCATATTCTTTAAGGTCAACCCAATTGAGTTAGAAGAACTTTTCTATGATGCACGTGAGATTCATAGCAATGTGCAGACTCACATTATGGAGAAATGGAAGGTGGCATTGGAGTGTATTAAGTCAAAGATGGGCTTGACTTTGAAGGAACAGAGGTATTGCTTTGGATCCCTTTGTTTGAAAATGTGCTATTTTCTCTGA